The following proteins come from a genomic window of Proteiniphilum propionicum:
- a CDS encoding relaxase/mobilization nuclease domain-containing protein, whose product MTAKIVKGSSFSGAVGYMLSKEEKAEILKAEGVRIEPKELTAKSFELQASMNPNIKKPVWHISLNFPRQDKDKLTNDKMIKIAEAYLQKMDIRNTQYLIVRHHDRSHPHIHLCINRIDNEGKLISDKNEKYRSTKICRELTEKHGLYIAPGKENVNRERLIGYDKTKYEIYDAVKQAIPKSKTWSELEKQLKKDEVTFQFKMNGNTNKIQGIIFEKDDIKINGSKVDRNCSFSKIDREIKDNAYQALQEAERQAQQTGLAESAVETLSSLIAQLSIFTTPNSSHYDATLAEYIQALKARKWAAKNRIKIHRIR is encoded by the coding sequence ATGACGGCAAAAATTGTAAAAGGGAGTAGCTTTTCAGGTGCTGTCGGCTATATGTTAAGCAAAGAAGAGAAGGCTGAAATCCTGAAAGCTGAAGGTGTGCGCATAGAACCCAAAGAACTCACGGCAAAAAGCTTCGAGTTGCAGGCATCCATGAATCCAAACATAAAGAAACCCGTTTGGCATATTTCACTCAATTTCCCCAGACAAGACAAAGATAAATTAACCAATGATAAGATGATAAAAATAGCTGAAGCATATCTGCAGAAAATGGATATCCGAAATACACAGTATTTGATAGTGCGACATCACGACCGCAGTCATCCGCACATTCATCTTTGCATCAACCGTATTGATAACGAAGGAAAACTTATTTCGGATAAAAACGAGAAATACAGGAGCACCAAGATATGCAGGGAACTGACCGAAAAGCACGGTTTATATATTGCACCAGGGAAAGAGAATGTGAACAGGGAGCGACTTATCGGCTACGACAAAACCAAATATGAGATTTACGATGCCGTGAAGCAAGCCATCCCGAAAAGTAAAACGTGGAGTGAACTGGAAAAGCAGTTAAAGAAAGATGAGGTCACCTTTCAATTTAAGATGAATGGAAATACCAATAAAATTCAAGGAATTATTTTCGAGAAAGATGATATTAAAATCAACGGCTCCAAAGTGGACAGAAATTGCAGTTTCTCGAAAATCGACCGAGAAATCAAAGATAATGCCTATCAAGCTTTGCAAGAAGCTGAACGGCAAGCACAGCAAACCGGCTTGGCAGAGAGTGCGGTGGAAACACTCTCATCACTCATTGCACAACTCAGCATATTTACAACACCCAACAGTTCGCATTACGATGCCACACTTGCCGAATACATCCAAGCGTTAAAAGCAAGAAAATGGGCGGCTAAAAACAGAATCAAAATTCACAGAATACGATAA
- a CDS encoding site-specific DNA-methyltransferase → MAKKSKYSHLSREQLEAKLEKLERERYGLVWEDKEEHVAKQCETELPVLKEDVSREIVKDATQPYNFIIEGDNFHSLYTLNFTHKKKIDVIYIDPPYNTGNNDFVYNDKFVDKTDQFRHSKWLSFMSKRLRLAKNLLKNDGAIFISIDNNECAQLKLLCDNIFGEKNFCGQIIWRKKSGGGQTDDFFVTEHEYVLCYRRTDKFVWIDEFIPNSEKGYNLEDERGKYKLIKLAKWGTAARQKDRPTMHYPINAPNKKKIYPVAPDGNPGRWRVGKKSMKSLLNNNLIEWVEIENEWVPYEKVYYDNEDVKYLKNRSIYYEIGETGDATKMLTEIFGEKDKFENPKPITLIQELLSHTNNSIVLDFFAGSASTGHAVLELNKEDGGNRQFILCTNNENNICEEVTYPRIKKVIDGYADKDGILANVKYFKQSFVPNVKSDKDKRELVNRSTELLCMAENTFENVVKRSSKSEFAIFKNAAKQTAIIYDEESIEKCVKKLNEKQGDLDTVIYVFSYDHTYEADDFGNLDIKFTVKPIPEAILNTYRKISKMRKK, encoded by the coding sequence ATGGCAAAAAAATCAAAATACAGTCATTTGTCACGCGAACAACTTGAAGCAAAATTGGAAAAATTAGAGCGAGAACGATACGGCTTAGTTTGGGAAGATAAAGAAGAACACGTTGCGAAACAGTGCGAAACCGAACTACCCGTTTTGAAAGAAGACGTGTCTCGTGAGATTGTAAAAGATGCAACTCAACCATATAATTTCATTATCGAAGGCGATAATTTCCATTCGCTTTATACGCTTAACTTTACGCATAAAAAGAAAATTGATGTGATTTATATTGATCCACCGTATAATACAGGAAATAATGATTTTGTTTATAATGATAAGTTTGTAGATAAAACTGATCAATTTCGTCATTCTAAATGGCTTTCTTTTATGAGTAAACGATTGAGATTAGCTAAGAATTTATTAAAAAATGATGGGGCTATTTTCATTTCAATAGACAACAACGAATGTGCTCAATTGAAGCTTTTGTGTGATAATATTTTTGGAGAAAAGAACTTTTGTGGACAGATTATCTGGAGAAAGAAATCAGGTGGAGGTCAAACTGATGATTTTTTTGTTACAGAACATGAGTATGTTTTGTGTTATAGGCGAACAGATAAGTTTGTCTGGATTGATGAATTTATTCCAAATTCAGAAAAGGGTTATAATTTAGAAGATGAAAGAGGAAAATACAAACTAATCAAGTTGGCTAAATGGGGAACAGCTGCACGACAAAAAGACAGACCTACAATGCATTACCCCATAAACGCACCCAACAAAAAGAAAATATACCCAGTAGCACCAGATGGGAATCCGGGTCGCTGGAGAGTTGGTAAAAAAAGCATGAAATCACTTTTAAATAACAACTTAATTGAATGGGTAGAGATTGAAAACGAATGGGTACCTTATGAGAAAGTTTACTATGATAATGAAGATGTGAAATATCTAAAAAACAGAAGCATTTATTATGAAATTGGAGAGACAGGAGATGCCACTAAAATGTTAACTGAAATTTTTGGAGAAAAAGACAAATTTGAAAATCCTAAGCCAATAACTTTAATTCAAGAACTTCTATCTCATACTAATAATTCAATTGTTTTGGATTTCTTTGCAGGAAGTGCATCAACTGGACACGCTGTTTTGGAATTAAACAAAGAAGATGGTGGAAATCGTCAATTTATACTTTGTACGAACAATGAAAACAATATATGCGAGGAAGTAACTTACCCCCGCATAAAAAAAGTGATAGATGGCTATGCCGACAAGGATGGAATACTCGCCAATGTGAAATATTTTAAGCAAAGTTTTGTGCCAAATGTTAAATCCGACAAAGATAAGCGGGAATTGGTAAACCGAAGTACAGAACTGCTCTGTATGGCGGAAAATACATTTGAAAATGTCGTGAAACGAAGTTCAAAAAGTGAATTTGCAATTTTCAAAAATGCTGCAAAGCAAACAGCTATTATTTACGACGAGGAAAGCATTGAGAAATGTGTAAAGAAATTAAATGAAAAACAAGGTGATTTAGATACGGTAATATATGTTTTCAGCTATGATCACACATACGAGGCTGATGATTTTGGAAATCTTGATATTAAGTTTACTGTAAAACCTATCCCTGAAGCAATACTAAATACTTACCGTAAAATCTCAAAAATGCGTAAAAAATGA
- a CDS encoding DEAD/DEAH box helicase — MKEIEYQKKYVRRLVDTATEILTDEDRDTGTIVFKAPTGSGKTYMVSQAMTHIVKENPNVAFAFIWISVNKLHEQSLNSLSRYFEDERLLECLTNSELNNNTIEQNEIMFVNWESINKENSLFRVDNELNWNLQTVVENTKDEDKTIVLLIDESHRNAKTDKSQELIDIISPRLVIEITATPKPSTGTLIDIPLQAVIREGMIKKEIQINAAKQEQVKSNKDLLLFALRKRKQLQTAYQSLGTNINPLLLIQIPNKKANDIIQPEDEIIEILSNQGISVQSGKLALWLSEDKRNKEDVESNISPVEVLIFKEAIALGWDCPRASILFLQREWNNERFEFNIQTLGRIMRMPEQMHYEDKPELNVGYVYSASNAFTIVEELAKDYVSEQKLIIDNEIYNKRPQLFNEHIRRKRELTRLSGDFKTVFNEAAKANNLKEKINTNVTQISKQIKLSGKIEELDKEQDVAFDNSRTIEKSKAEIQNSYDTFIRQIVAPYEVARSQNILKTTIRSWFKNEFGIGDEDIIQLIVMSQSKGNYGNFKTTIEEAKDLYKNLPTKTDETITNPNWEVPTFVNIFSNFEEVKPSTKSILKQEDTNCFLAKTNKNGNSELSKPEKDFIARMEASDDYLQWWFKNGKGEAKYFSIAYKKEDGFLYGFYPDFILKTKKETIIVEIKDDKDFKADNYYKLLAGRDYLTRLDTNSEEKTRFYILSPVDYFDFFKHLNDMNLDSFEAIYERRLTKFIKSQQLQISAKIESKEKLSKSEEEYKELFAEYENSLSKLEDEAFKRELAELELEEARKINEQYKSNIEILFKHSDSIKKTEDDAVEISVPTPFNICILGEVSDEALIRNQLNRHFQKLGVDTIDWSVDFYDNAKLQNSKILRSLQKGQSKYSLIVTGQIFHHSGKGNEKANIIAELKNGKYIPHIIGCSPKELLTPDTLTEVIHKYLTQIGN; from the coding sequence ATGAAAGAAATAGAATATCAGAAGAAATATGTCCGACGATTAGTTGATACGGCAACCGAAATTTTGACAGATGAAGACAGAGATACCGGTACGATTGTATTTAAAGCTCCCACCGGCTCCGGCAAAACCTATATGGTTTCGCAAGCTATGACACACATTGTTAAAGAAAATCCCAACGTTGCTTTTGCTTTTATTTGGATTTCGGTAAACAAATTGCATGAACAAAGTTTAAATAGTTTGTCTCGTTACTTTGAAGATGAACGTTTGCTTGAATGTCTGACAAACTCAGAACTGAACAATAATACCATTGAGCAAAACGAAATAATGTTTGTAAATTGGGAAAGTATAAATAAAGAAAATTCTTTATTTCGGGTGGATAATGAACTGAATTGGAATTTACAGACAGTGGTGGAAAACACCAAAGACGAGGACAAAACCATCGTATTGCTTATTGATGAAAGCCATCGAAATGCTAAAACAGACAAGTCACAAGAGTTAATTGATATTATTTCTCCCCGTTTGGTAATAGAAATTACTGCAACTCCAAAACCATCAACAGGCACTTTAATTGACATTCCTTTGCAAGCCGTAATTCGCGAAGGAATGATAAAAAAAGAGATACAGATAAATGCAGCCAAGCAAGAGCAGGTAAAAAGCAATAAAGATTTGCTTTTGTTTGCCTTACGCAAACGCAAACAACTACAAACAGCATATCAAAGCTTGGGTACAAATATTAATCCACTATTACTTATCCAAATCCCCAACAAGAAAGCAAATGACATAATACAGCCCGAAGATGAAATTATAGAGATATTAAGTAATCAAGGTATTAGTGTTCAAAGTGGGAAATTAGCACTTTGGCTTTCAGAAGACAAACGAAATAAAGAAGATGTTGAAAGTAATATAAGTCCGGTAGAAGTGTTGATTTTTAAGGAAGCTATAGCATTGGGATGGGATTGTCCACGAGCAAGTATTCTATTTCTGCAACGAGAGTGGAATAACGAACGATTTGAATTTAACATTCAAACGCTTGGGCGAATTATGCGTATGCCTGAACAAATGCATTATGAAGACAAGCCAGAATTAAATGTTGGCTATGTATATTCTGCTTCAAATGCTTTTACCATAGTAGAAGAACTTGCAAAAGACTATGTTAGTGAACAAAAACTTATTATTGATAATGAAATTTATAATAAAAGACCACAACTTTTTAATGAACATATCCGTAGAAAAAGAGAACTAACAAGACTTTCGGGTGATTTTAAAACTGTATTTAATGAGGCTGCGAAAGCAAACAATCTGAAAGAAAAGATAAATACAAATGTTACTCAAATATCAAAACAGATAAAACTTTCAGGAAAAATCGAAGAATTGGATAAAGAACAGGATGTCGCTTTTGACAATTCTAGAACAATAGAAAAGAGCAAGGCTGAAATTCAAAATAGTTATGACACATTCATACGACAGATTGTGGCACCTTATGAAGTGGCACGCTCCCAAAATATTTTAAAAACCACTATTAGATCTTGGTTTAAAAATGAATTTGGAATTGGCGATGAAGACATTATCCAACTTATTGTGATGAGCCAAAGTAAGGGGAATTATGGTAATTTTAAGACAACAATAGAAGAAGCGAAGGATTTATATAAAAATTTGCCAACAAAAACAGATGAGACAATAACTAATCCAAATTGGGAAGTTCCAACGTTTGTGAATATCTTTTCAAATTTTGAAGAAGTGAAACCTTCTACAAAATCAATATTAAAACAGGAAGATACGAATTGTTTTTTAGCAAAAACAAATAAAAACGGTAATTCGGAATTATCCAAACCTGAAAAAGATTTCATTGCAAGGATGGAGGCTTCTGATGATTATTTGCAATGGTGGTTTAAGAATGGAAAGGGCGAAGCAAAATATTTTAGCATTGCCTACAAGAAGGAAGATGGTTTTTTGTATGGTTTTTATCCTGATTTCATTCTGAAAACAAAAAAAGAAACAATCATTGTTGAAATAAAGGATGATAAGGATTTCAAGGCGGACAACTACTATAAATTATTAGCCGGAAGAGATTATTTAACACGTCTGGATACAAATTCAGAAGAAAAAACACGGTTTTATATCCTGTCCCCAGTTGATTATTTTGATTTTTTCAAACACCTGAATGATATGAATTTAGATAGCTTTGAAGCTATCTATGAAAGACGTTTAACAAAATTCATCAAGAGCCAACAACTTCAAATTTCGGCAAAAATAGAAAGTAAAGAGAAACTGTCTAAAAGTGAGGAGGAATACAAAGAATTGTTTGCAGAGTACGAAAACTCCTTGTCCAAATTGGAGGACGAGGCTTTTAAACGTGAGTTAGCAGAGTTGGAACTGGAAGAAGCAAGAAAAATAAATGAACAATACAAGTCAAATATCGAAATTTTGTTCAAACATTCTGACAGTATCAAGAAAACAGAAGATGATGCTGTTGAAATCTCTGTGCCAACTCCTTTTAATATTTGTATTTTGGGAGAGGTTTCTGATGAAGCTTTAATTAGAAATCAACTGAATAGACATTTTCAGAAACTTGGAGTTGATACAATTGATTGGTCCGTTGATTTTTATGACAATGCAAAACTGCAAAACAGCAAAATACTTCGTTCTTTGCAGAAAGGACAAAGCAAATATTCATTAATTGTTACCGGACAAATTTTTCATCATTCTGGAAAAGGAAATGAGAAAGCTAATATTATTGCCGAATTGAAAAATGGCAAATACATTCCGCATATAATAGGATGTAGCCCAAAGGAATTACTAACCCCCGATACTCTGACGGAAGTAATTCATAAATATCTAACTCAAATAGGTAATTAA
- a CDS encoding RNA-binding domain-containing protein — protein MLTHSQLKYILSNTESAHIERTTSTDNMDKFCQAICAFSNDVSGSGKNGYLIIGAHDNGKLSGLKVDDKLLLKISNIRTDGNILPQPVMTVEKFSFNDGDVLVAEVQPSEFPPVRYRGRIWVRVGPRKSIATEAEEKILTERRLSNVHTFDAMPCLGTTLDDLDIAIIKKEYLPKAVAEEVLSEDKRTIDKQLASLGLYDLRYNCPTNGAIVLFGINPERYLHGSYIQYVRFKGKDRAGDIINEHKFSGNLCRELPKIDTFIETSIAQKRPIPVSVLREETFSKYPYWATRELLMNSIMHRDYETNAPVQFYEYDDRIEVQNPGGLYGKVTPDNFPNVSDYRNPFIAEAMKVLGYVNRFSRGVYRVQKELMENGNGKAVFDFSLVTAFRVTENISEKYLDEGFGAEITQEKPKKSPRNVQETSKKRPRNVQEEIVEAIKINPTITRKELENQLGYSHGKIKYHISQLVKQGVIKHEGATKSGKWIIINKD, from the coding sequence ATGCTTACCCACTCCCAGCTTAAATATATTCTTTCCAACACCGAAAGTGCTCACATTGAACGGACAACTTCCACGGACAATATGGACAAGTTCTGTCAAGCTATCTGTGCCTTTTCCAATGATGTTTCGGGAAGTGGGAAGAACGGTTATTTGATAATAGGCGCACACGATAATGGAAAACTGTCCGGATTAAAAGTAGATGATAAGCTGTTGCTGAAAATATCAAATATCCGTACAGACGGTAATATCCTGCCGCAACCCGTGATGACAGTCGAGAAGTTCTCTTTCAACGATGGCGATGTTTTAGTTGCCGAAGTTCAGCCTTCAGAATTTCCACCCGTTCGCTATCGTGGGCGTATTTGGGTGCGTGTTGGTCCACGTAAAAGCATCGCCACTGAAGCGGAAGAAAAAATATTGACCGAACGTCGGTTGTCCAACGTACACACGTTTGACGCAATGCCCTGTTTGGGTACAACACTTGATGATTTGGATATAGCCATCATCAAAAAAGAGTACCTGCCCAAAGCAGTTGCCGAAGAGGTGCTTTCTGAAGATAAACGTACTATTGATAAGCAACTGGCTTCACTCGGACTGTATGATTTGCGTTATAATTGCCCGACTAATGGAGCTATTGTTCTCTTTGGAATAAATCCGGAGCGTTATTTACACGGCTCCTATATTCAGTATGTTCGTTTCAAAGGAAAAGATCGTGCCGGAGACATTATTAATGAACATAAGTTTAGTGGAAATCTTTGTCGTGAGTTGCCTAAGATTGACACTTTCATAGAAACAAGTATTGCACAGAAACGCCCCATTCCCGTTAGCGTACTGCGTGAAGAAACTTTTTCGAAGTATCCCTATTGGGCAACTCGTGAGCTTTTAATGAATTCCATCATGCACCGTGATTATGAAACCAATGCTCCCGTGCAGTTTTATGAATATGATGATCGAATAGAGGTGCAAAATCCTGGCGGATTGTACGGAAAGGTAACGCCGGATAACTTCCCGAATGTCAGTGACTACCGCAATCCGTTTATTGCTGAAGCAATGAAGGTATTGGGTTATGTCAATCGTTTCAGTCGTGGTGTGTATCGAGTGCAAAAGGAATTAATGGAAAACGGAAATGGGAAGGCTGTTTTTGACTTCTCATTAGTAACGGCATTTAGGGTAACAGAGAATATTTCTGAGAAATATTTAGATGAAGGGTTTGGAGCGGAAATCACCCAAGAAAAGCCCAAGAAAAGCCCAAGAAACGTCCAAGAAACGTCCAAGAAACGTCCAAGAAACGTCCAAGAAGAAATTGTCGAAGCGATAAAAATAAACCCCACAATTACACGTAAAGAGTTGGAAAATCAATTGGGATATTCTCATGGAAAAATTAAATACCATATTTCTCAACTAGTCAAACAGGGTGTTATCAAACACGAAGGAGCTACAAAATCAGGGAAATGGATAATTATAAATAAGGATTAG
- a CDS encoding type IV toxin-antitoxin system AbiEi family antitoxin domain-containing protein, with the protein MNLVTGSKINQLLMNTDQNGLIFSAWLKTQGYSDQLQKQYRDSGWLTSLSQGVMYRTGSKLSAYSALATCNLQTGAKYRIAAHSALEYAGFNHYVPMGKPTLSVALSPTKKRPMWMKDEMFDVIFRPFYTEVFPTPEVILKEEEHGVLYVSAPEQAFLECLLLAPKFYDYMDLYYIMEQLTTLRSDVIQRLLESVKNFSIKRMFLYMAEKAGHYWFEELDLEKINIGTSKIQLVPDGTYSSKYMITIPKALNSYEG; encoded by the coding sequence ATGAATTTAGTTACAGGTTCAAAGATAAACCAATTATTGATGAATACTGACCAAAATGGACTGATATTCTCTGCGTGGCTCAAGACACAGGGATATTCAGACCAGTTGCAAAAACAGTATCGCGACTCGGGATGGCTCACATCGCTATCTCAAGGTGTGATGTATAGAACTGGCAGCAAATTATCAGCTTACTCTGCGTTGGCAACCTGTAACCTGCAAACCGGTGCAAAATATCGTATAGCAGCTCACTCTGCACTGGAGTATGCGGGATTCAATCACTATGTGCCTATGGGGAAGCCAACGTTGTCAGTAGCACTCAGTCCTACGAAGAAACGTCCTATGTGGATGAAGGACGAAATGTTTGATGTGATATTCCGTCCTTTCTATACAGAGGTATTCCCCACTCCAGAAGTCATACTTAAAGAGGAGGAGCATGGCGTACTGTATGTATCTGCTCCCGAACAGGCTTTCTTGGAATGTCTGCTGCTTGCCCCAAAATTCTATGATTATATGGATTTGTATTATATCATGGAGCAGCTTACAACATTGAGAAGTGACGTAATTCAGCGATTGCTTGAAAGCGTAAAGAACTTCAGCATCAAGAGAATGTTCCTATACATGGCGGAGAAAGCAGGTCACTACTGGTTTGAAGAGCTTGACCTTGAAAAGATAAATATAGGAACATCAAAGATACAACTGGTTCCCGATGGTACCTATAGTTCAAAGTATATGATAACCATACCTAAAGCATTGAACAGCTATGAAGGATAG
- a CDS encoding nucleotidyl transferase AbiEii/AbiGii toxin family protein: MKDRYKKQVLLLIRIMPSVYKIKEFAVHGGTAINLFHKNMPRYSVDIDLTYISLADRESSLKSINQRLLEVKNSIEKSIPGIMVKHKPEVWKLLCTLGDATVKIEVNGTKRGVIGNPVDLPLCEKARNEFNMGCKARTVSFSQLYGGKITAALSRQHPRDLFDCKYMEIDTFEEVKDGFLLCLLGSDKPIVESLQPNAVDQTEALENQFEGMTDIPFSYIDYKEARENLLELVNGNLCNTDKEFLLSFESGLPDWGKCSAGDLSAYPSVQWKLLNIGKLKKSNPKKFEDGIAKLKECLRL; the protein is encoded by the coding sequence ATGAAGGATAGATACAAGAAACAAGTGTTATTGCTCATACGCATTATGCCATCGGTTTATAAGATTAAAGAGTTTGCTGTGCATGGAGGAACTGCTATTAACCTGTTCCACAAAAACATGCCTCGTTACAGCGTTGATATTGACCTCACATATATCTCTTTAGCAGACAGAGAATCGAGTCTGAAGTCTATCAATCAGAGATTGCTTGAGGTAAAGAACAGCATAGAAAAGAGTATTCCCGGCATTATGGTGAAGCATAAACCTGAAGTCTGGAAATTGCTCTGTACGCTCGGTGATGCCACGGTCAAGATAGAAGTCAATGGAACAAAACGAGGTGTCATAGGCAACCCTGTGGATTTACCCCTTTGCGAGAAAGCGCGAAATGAGTTCAACATGGGATGTAAGGCTCGCACAGTATCATTCAGCCAATTATATGGTGGCAAGATAACAGCTGCACTCAGCCGTCAGCATCCTCGTGATTTGTTCGACTGCAAATATATGGAGATAGACACCTTTGAAGAGGTGAAGGACGGCTTCCTTTTGTGCTTGCTTGGAAGCGACAAACCGATAGTTGAATCGCTTCAGCCAAATGCTGTTGATCAGACAGAAGCACTGGAGAACCAATTTGAGGGCATGACCGACATCCCTTTCAGTTATATCGACTACAAGGAAGCCAGAGAAAATCTACTTGAATTAGTAAACGGCAATCTGTGTAATACAGATAAAGAGTTCCTTCTATCCTTTGAGTCTGGTTTGCCGGATTGGGGTAAGTGCTCAGCAGGAGACTTATCAGCATATCCTTCCGTGCAATGGAAACTGCTTAACATCGGAAAACTAAAAAAGAGCAATCCGAAGAAATTTGAAGATGGTATAGCAAAACTGAAAGAGTGTTTAAGGCTATAA
- a CDS encoding type IV toxin-antitoxin system AbiEi family antitoxin domain-containing protein: MQEKNISSQSGKLLSYFHNRGIRCFNFTDAYQAMSEMKQGTARELLSDMTRRGLLMRLKQGVYYIIPYEADSNTFMPEWHVIAQYLVNDADYYIGYYSALHIHNLITQPSLKEQIVVSRQIRPSVLMIKDIPFQFIYHNTMHFFGTKKVWIDSFHKVNCSDVEKTIIDCLYRPDYAGGIVEIARAIHQSKDSLRFDTLLDYSKRFNSPAVIKRLGFLLEILNIEHPIINDLLQLRTTAYVLLDPELPSNGKYTDRWRIRINIDVETLISAIYQ; this comes from the coding sequence ATGCAGGAAAAGAATATATCTTCACAATCAGGTAAACTCTTGAGTTATTTTCATAACCGGGGAATTCGATGTTTTAACTTCACCGATGCTTACCAAGCCATGTCCGAGATGAAGCAGGGTACGGCAAGAGAATTGTTGAGTGATATGACAAGAAGAGGGTTGTTGATGCGCTTGAAACAGGGTGTATATTACATCATACCCTACGAAGCCGATTCAAACACCTTTATGCCTGAATGGCATGTAATTGCACAATACCTTGTGAACGACGCCGATTATTACATTGGCTATTATTCCGCCTTACACATTCACAACCTGATTACCCAGCCTTCGCTGAAAGAACAAATCGTGGTATCCAGGCAAATACGCCCTTCGGTACTAATGATAAAAGATATTCCCTTTCAGTTTATCTACCATAACACCATGCATTTTTTTGGAACAAAAAAAGTGTGGATCGACAGTTTTCACAAAGTAAATTGTTCAGATGTCGAAAAAACGATTATAGACTGTTTGTACAGACCCGATTATGCCGGAGGGATTGTAGAAATAGCCAGAGCTATACATCAGTCAAAAGATTCACTTCGGTTTGATACGCTTCTGGATTACTCAAAACGATTCAATAGCCCGGCTGTCATCAAACGACTGGGCTTTTTATTGGAAATACTCAACATAGAACATCCCATCATTAATGATTTGCTACAATTAAGAACCACAGCTTATGTTTTGCTGGATCCCGAATTACCGTCAAATGGAAAATATACAGATCGTTGGCGGATACGCATAAATATTGATGTTGAAACCCTTATATCCGCCATTTATCAATGA